A part of Phoenix dactylifera cultivar Barhee BC4 chromosome 2, palm_55x_up_171113_PBpolish2nd_filt_p, whole genome shotgun sequence genomic DNA contains:
- the LOC103710809 gene encoding trihelix transcription factor ASIL2-like, translated as MPLFSHLLPTPTTTTSSSKPSSLMASSSSAAAADATKDPPSSPSPPPSSSAPAPPSASAPSATAAAASPSPSPSPARSPSHLPLPAPPSSASSRRLPPPCWTHEETLALIDSYRDKWYALRRGNLRASHWQEVADAVARRCSRLPQASPKTSVQCRHKVEKLRKRYRAERQRSVAHDPSAPPSSSWVYFRKMDAMEHGSAPSSSSVAAASRPSSSHAPPRSRSDDDGEEEEEEEDGRGRAGGGGGANTRSLHRLMANGGGIGGGLRFTIPKAVRSKITTGSRVEERAPAPSAGGVVNPSPTTRFFKGYGGARPAMEEMRRRLEKSRRRRERDSSDAVGEMVSALRMLGDGFMRMEQMKMEMAREMDKVRREMELKRTEMILDSQRRIVDAFVKGFFGGKKRAKVSPEA; from the coding sequence ATGCCTCTTTTCTCCCACCTCCTCCCCACCccaaccaccaccacctcctcctccaaaCCCTCCTCCCTCAtggcttcctcctcctccgccgccgccgccgacgcCACCAAAGAccccccctcctctccctcccctcccccctcctcctccgcccccgCTCCCCCCTCCGCCTCCGCCCCCTCCGCCACCGCGGCCGCCGCCTCACCCTCCCCTTCGCCATCCCCGGCCCGATCCCCGTCCCACCTCCCTCTCCCGGCTcccccctcctccgcctcctcccgcCGCCTCCCTCCCCCCTGCTGGACCCATGAGGAAACCCTAGCCCTCATCGACTCCTACCGCGACAAGTGGTACGCCCTCCGCCGCGGCAACCTGCGCGCCTCTCACTGGCAGGAGGTCGCCGACGCCGTCGCCCGCCGTTGCTCGCGCCTACCACAGGCCTCCCCTAAGACCTCCGTCCAGTGCCGCCACAAGGTCGAGAAGCTCCGCAAGCGCTACCGCGCCGAGCGCCAGCGCTCCGTCGCCCACGACCCCTCcgcccctccctcctcctcctgggTCTACTTCCGCAAGATGGACGCCATGGAGCACGGCAGCGCCCCCTCCTCGTCCTCCGTCGCCGCCGCCTCCCGCCCGTCCTCCTCCCATGCCCCGCCGCGCTCCCGCTCCGACGACGacggcgaggaggaggaggaggaggaggatggccGCGGCCGTgccggcggaggcggcggcgccAACACCCGCAGCCTCCACCGCCTTATGGCCAACGGCGGCGGGATCGGCGGGGGGCTCAGATTCACCATCCCGAAGGCGGTGCGGTCCAAGATCACCACCGGATCTAGGGTCGAGGAGAGGGCCCCGGCCCCGAGCGCAGGCGGCGTCGTGAACCCTAGCCCTACCACCCGGTTCTTCAAGGGCTACGGCGGGGCAAGGCCGGCTATGGAGGAGATGAGGAGGCGGCTGGAGAAGAGCAGGAGGAGAAGGGAGAGGGACTCGTCGGATGCGGTCGGGGAGATGGTCTCGGCGCTGAGGATGCTGGGGGATGGGTTCATGAGGATGGAGCAGATGAAGATGGAGATGGCGAGGGAGATGGACAAGGTGAGGAGGGAGATGGAGTTGAAGCGCACTGAGATGATCCTCGATTCCCAGCGCCGGATCGTCGACGCCTTCGTCAAGGGTTTCTTCGGGGGGAAGAAGAGGGCCAAGGTCTCTCCCGAAGCTTGA
- the LOC103710779 gene encoding probable (S)-ureidoglycine aminohydrolase isoform X3: MLRSTTDPPRALHALLLFLLPWAVVELAFGEEGFCSASLSTTDSNSQPLYWKVTNPTLLPTHLQDLPGFTRSVYKRDHALITPESHVFSPLPDWINTLGAYLISPAMGSHFTMYLTKMQENSKSGLPPEDVERFVFVIQGSAILSNNSGINHKLPVDSYAYLPANVEHTLKCDKTATLIIFERRYAILQDHYPEQIIGSTDKQPLLETPGEVFELRKLLPTSASYDFNIHVPSSSWRCHLDGTICTSMVCSAGKNPLKVLAVQGCQQESFVI; encoded by the exons ATGCTGCGATCCACCACGGACCCGCCTCGTGCTCTCcatgctcttcttcttttccttcttccatGGG CTGTGGTGGAACTGGCATTCGGGGAGGAAGGGTTCTGCTCCGCTTCTCTATCCACCACCGACTCGAACTCACAGCCTCTCTACTGGAAAGTCACAAACCCTACCCTTTTGCCGACCCACCTCCAAG ATTTACCGGGATTTACACGAAGTGTCTATAAAAGAGATCATGCTCTTATAACACCAGAAAGCCATGTATTCAGCCCTTTGCCAGATTG GATTAATACGTTGGGAGCATATTTGATCAGTCCGGCAATGGGTTCGCACTTTACAATGTACCTGACAAAGATGCAAG AGAATTCAAAATCAGGATTACCCCCAGAAGATGTTGAAAG GTTTGTGTTTGTCATTCAAGGCAGTGCTATTTTGTCAAATAATTCTGGAATTAACCATAAATTACCT GTGGACTCATATGCATATTTGCCCGCTAATGTGGAGCATACATTGAAGTGTGACAAAACAGCTACCCTCATCATCTTTGAGCGGAG GTATGCCATCCTGCAAGATCACTATCCTGAACAAATTATTGGTTCAACAGACAAGCAGCCACTTCTTGAAACTCCAGGGGAG GTATTTGAACTGAGAAAACTGCTGCCTACTTCAGCTTCATATGATTTTAACATCCAT GTACCCAGTTCAAGCTGGCGATGCCATTTGGATGGCACCATTTGTACCTCAATG GTATGCAGCGCTGGGAAAAACCCGCTCAAGGTACTTGCTGTACAAGGATGTCAACAGGAATCCTTTGTAATCTAA
- the LOC103710779 gene encoding (S)-ureidoglycine aminohydrolase isoform X2 — MLRSTTDPPRALHALLLFLLPWAVVELAFGEEGFCSASLSTTDSNSQPLYWKVTNPTLLPTHLQDLPGFTRSVYKRDHALITPESHVFSPLPDWINTLGAYLISPAMGSHFTMYLTKMQENSKSGLPPEDVERFVFVIQGSAILSNNSGINHKLPVDSYAYLPANVEHTLKCDKTATLIIFERRYAILQDHYPEQIIGSTDKQPLLETPGEVFELRKLLPTSASYDFNIHEVHYNQHGLLLLEGQGIYRLGDSWYPVQAGDAIWMAPFVPQWYAALGKTRSRYLLYKDVNRNPL; from the exons ATGCTGCGATCCACCACGGACCCGCCTCGTGCTCTCcatgctcttcttcttttccttcttccatGGG CTGTGGTGGAACTGGCATTCGGGGAGGAAGGGTTCTGCTCCGCTTCTCTATCCACCACCGACTCGAACTCACAGCCTCTCTACTGGAAAGTCACAAACCCTACCCTTTTGCCGACCCACCTCCAAG ATTTACCGGGATTTACACGAAGTGTCTATAAAAGAGATCATGCTCTTATAACACCAGAAAGCCATGTATTCAGCCCTTTGCCAGATTG GATTAATACGTTGGGAGCATATTTGATCAGTCCGGCAATGGGTTCGCACTTTACAATGTACCTGACAAAGATGCAAG AGAATTCAAAATCAGGATTACCCCCAGAAGATGTTGAAAG GTTTGTGTTTGTCATTCAAGGCAGTGCTATTTTGTCAAATAATTCTGGAATTAACCATAAATTACCT GTGGACTCATATGCATATTTGCCCGCTAATGTGGAGCATACATTGAAGTGTGACAAAACAGCTACCCTCATCATCTTTGAGCGGAG GTATGCCATCCTGCAAGATCACTATCCTGAACAAATTATTGGTTCAACAGACAAGCAGCCACTTCTTGAAACTCCAGGGGAG GTATTTGAACTGAGAAAACTGCTGCCTACTTCAGCTTCATATGATTTTAACATCCAT GAGGTTCATTACAATCAGCATGGCCTGCTGCTATTAGAGGGTCAAGGTATCTATCGCTTGGGTGATAGCTG GTACCCAGTTCAAGCTGGCGATGCCATTTGGATGGCACCATTTGTACCTCAATG GTATGCAGCGCTGGGAAAAACCCGCTCAAGGTACTTGCTGTACAAGGATGTCAACAGGAATCCTTTGTAA
- the LOC103710779 gene encoding (S)-ureidoglycine aminohydrolase isoform X1: MLRSTTDPPRALHALLLFLLPWAVVELAFGEEGFCSASLSTTDSNSQPLYWKVTNPTLLPTHLQDLPGFTRSVYKRDHALITPESHVFSPLPDWINTLGAYLISPAMGSHFTMYLTKMQENSKSGLPPEDVERFVFVIQGSAILSNNSGINHKLPVDSYAYLPANVEHTLKCDKTATLIIFERRYAILQDHYPEQIIGSTDKQPLLETPGEVFELRKLLPTSASYDFNIHIMDFQPGEYLNVKEVHYNQHGLLLLEGQGIYRLGDSWYPVQAGDAIWMAPFVPQWYAALGKTRSRYLLYKDVNRNPL, encoded by the exons ATGCTGCGATCCACCACGGACCCGCCTCGTGCTCTCcatgctcttcttcttttccttcttccatGGG CTGTGGTGGAACTGGCATTCGGGGAGGAAGGGTTCTGCTCCGCTTCTCTATCCACCACCGACTCGAACTCACAGCCTCTCTACTGGAAAGTCACAAACCCTACCCTTTTGCCGACCCACCTCCAAG ATTTACCGGGATTTACACGAAGTGTCTATAAAAGAGATCATGCTCTTATAACACCAGAAAGCCATGTATTCAGCCCTTTGCCAGATTG GATTAATACGTTGGGAGCATATTTGATCAGTCCGGCAATGGGTTCGCACTTTACAATGTACCTGACAAAGATGCAAG AGAATTCAAAATCAGGATTACCCCCAGAAGATGTTGAAAG GTTTGTGTTTGTCATTCAAGGCAGTGCTATTTTGTCAAATAATTCTGGAATTAACCATAAATTACCT GTGGACTCATATGCATATTTGCCCGCTAATGTGGAGCATACATTGAAGTGTGACAAAACAGCTACCCTCATCATCTTTGAGCGGAG GTATGCCATCCTGCAAGATCACTATCCTGAACAAATTATTGGTTCAACAGACAAGCAGCCACTTCTTGAAACTCCAGGGGAG GTATTTGAACTGAGAAAACTGCTGCCTACTTCAGCTTCATATGATTTTAACATCCAT ATAATGGACTTCCAACCTGGAGAATATCTTAATGTGAAG GAGGTTCATTACAATCAGCATGGCCTGCTGCTATTAGAGGGTCAAGGTATCTATCGCTTGGGTGATAGCTG GTACCCAGTTCAAGCTGGCGATGCCATTTGGATGGCACCATTTGTACCTCAATG GTATGCAGCGCTGGGAAAAACCCGCTCAAGGTACTTGCTGTACAAGGATGTCAACAGGAATCCTTTGTAA